One window of Candidatus Thermoplasmatota archaeon genomic DNA carries:
- a CDS encoding site-2 protease family protein: MSETWTTPDSSPIFDIELLKREVGQRFPFYDMKTDGNTAVFFCRVDELLLEEKFEQLRVSLAEKGYIPMIRFEGGEHLIYIIKKPLIRKKPVWINLALLIATVFTTTLAGSLQWVSILEPTLNDFIAILSKSFSPEYLSNGFLFFSIPLLLILGCHEMGHYLISKKHNVESSLPYFIPLPPPFILGTFGAVISTREPIPNRKALLDIGIAGPLAGFLVAIPVCFVGFFLMQQNPISIPQSENIGYMSPPLIIQWIQTFFSLPDNILIHPTLFAGWVGIFLTAVNLLPVGQLDGGHVARAFLKEKHRYASWAVVIILLILGLLYTGWLMFALIVFLLIGTHHQPPLNEHDTLDTRRKLLGVLIIIVFILSFAPIPFS; this comes from the coding sequence ATGTCTGAAACGTGGACGACGCCGGATTCATCACCAATCTTTGATATAGAACTCTTGAAACGAGAAGTCGGTCAACGATTTCCCTTTTATGATATGAAAACCGATGGAAACACCGCTGTTTTTTTCTGTAGAGTCGATGAACTACTGCTTGAAGAAAAATTCGAACAACTCCGGGTATCTCTTGCGGAAAAAGGGTACATTCCGATGATACGGTTTGAAGGAGGAGAACATCTCATCTATATTATCAAAAAACCACTCATACGGAAAAAACCAGTATGGATCAATCTTGCCTTACTCATCGCAACTGTTTTTACTACAACCCTTGCAGGTTCTCTTCAATGGGTAAGTATCCTTGAACCAACACTCAATGATTTTATCGCAATTCTAAGCAAAAGCTTTTCTCCAGAATATCTGAGCAATGGTTTCCTTTTCTTCTCGATTCCGTTGTTGTTAATCCTAGGATGTCATGAGATGGGACATTATCTCATTTCCAAAAAACATAATGTTGAATCATCTCTCCCGTATTTTATACCATTGCCACCCCCCTTTATTCTTGGAACTTTTGGTGCAGTGATCTCAACCCGTGAACCTATACCAAATCGAAAAGCATTACTTGACATTGGGATAGCAGGTCCTCTAGCAGGTTTTCTGGTTGCAATACCTGTCTGCTTTGTCGGATTTTTTCTCATGCAACAGAATCCAATCAGTATCCCGCAATCTGAGAATATTGGGTATATGTCACCTCCGCTGATTATCCAATGGATTCAAACTTTCTTTTCACTTCCAGACAATATATTAATTCATCCGACACTTTTTGCAGGGTGGGTTGGAATCTTTCTTACGGCTGTCAATCTTCTCCCAGTTGGTCAGCTTGATGGCGGACATGTTGCACGAGCATTTCTCAAAGAAAAACACAGGTACGCAAGCTGGGCTGTTGTTATTATCCTTCTCATCTTAGGGCTTCTCTATACTGGTTGGCTTATGTTTGCCCTTATAGTTTTTCTATTGATTGGTACGCATCATCAACCCCCGCTCAATGAACATGATACCTTGGATACTCGACGAAAACTCCTTGGAGTTCTCATCATTATCGTCTTTATCTTAAGTTTTGCACCTATTCCTTTTTCCTAA
- a CDS encoding KEOPS complex subunit Pcc1, which produces MNAHATFTLTGASERDIQLLVGAISPEIQHAIPKTQVEITPSGKQLILTIRAADVHALRAACNSYLRWIQTAVTVQNLL; this is translated from the coding sequence ATGAACGCGCATGCTACATTTACGTTGACCGGTGCGTCAGAACGCGACATTCAACTTCTTGTTGGTGCAATTTCTCCTGAGATTCAACATGCAATACCAAAAACACAGGTCGAGATAACTCCTTCTGGGAAACAACTTATTTTAACCATACGTGCAGCTGATGTTCACGCATTACGCGCTGCCTGTAATTCATATCTTCGATGGATTCAAACTGCGGTAACCGTTCAAAATCTACTCTGA
- a CDS encoding adenylosuccinate synthase translates to MPSTLILGTQWGDEGKGKIVDYYAKKADYVVRFQGGNNAGHTIQVDDQVYKLHIVPSGVIQGKIGIIGNGVVIDPEVLLHEINELKKRGIDPKLMISDRAHIIMPYHKILDGAEEQYLGDKKIGTTKRGIGPCYSDKVARLGIRTSDLLDKTILRQRLQQIIPLKQKMLDMYNISTTLHLDQLVETYAHYGTQLEKYITSTQMVLQQALAKNKHILFEGAQGTMLDVDFGTYPYTTSSNTIAGGAITGTGVNPKNITDIIGIMKAYTTRVGEGPFPTELSDDVGIHLQKKGHEFGTTTMRPRRCGWLDLVIVKHSCMLSGITSIAMTKIDVLTGLPKVKICTSYKLLGKTIDFVPATIADVEHCAPQYIELHGWKYLDPSTTIYDDLPREVQKYIEYIEKYLNLPISLVSIGPGRDETIQRSE, encoded by the coding sequence ATGCCAAGTACGTTAATTCTAGGGACGCAATGGGGTGACGAAGGAAAAGGAAAAATTGTTGATTACTACGCTAAAAAAGCTGACTATGTCGTTCGTTTTCAAGGGGGAAACAATGCAGGTCATACTATCCAAGTCGACGACCAAGTGTATAAACTTCATATCGTTCCTTCTGGTGTCATCCAAGGAAAAATAGGAATTATTGGAAACGGTGTAGTCATTGATCCCGAGGTTCTTCTTCATGAAATCAACGAGTTGAAAAAACGAGGTATTGACCCAAAATTAATGATCAGCGACAGAGCACACATCATTATGCCGTACCATAAAATCTTAGATGGTGCTGAGGAGCAGTACCTTGGTGATAAAAAAATTGGGACAACTAAACGAGGAATTGGGCCGTGCTACAGTGATAAAGTTGCTCGCTTAGGTATCAGAACCAGCGATTTACTTGATAAAACAATACTCAGACAGCGGCTTCAACAGATTATCCCATTAAAACAAAAAATGCTTGACATGTACAACATATCAACAACATTACATCTTGATCAGCTCGTCGAGACCTATGCGCACTATGGTACACAATTAGAAAAATACATCACCTCAACACAGATGGTTCTTCAGCAGGCACTCGCCAAGAACAAACATATTCTCTTTGAAGGAGCTCAAGGAACAATGCTTGATGTTGATTTTGGAACATATCCTTACACAACTTCATCAAATACCATCGCGGGAGGAGCTATCACTGGAACCGGTGTTAACCCTAAGAATATTACCGATATTATTGGAATTATGAAGGCATATACGACCCGTGTGGGTGAAGGTCCTTTTCCCACTGAGCTTTCTGATGATGTCGGTATACATCTTCAAAAGAAAGGACATGAATTTGGAACAACTACCATGCGGCCTCGTCGGTGCGGCTGGCTTGATCTGGTCATCGTGAAACATTCCTGTATGCTTTCAGGGATTACCAGCATTGCGATGACAAAAATCGATGTTCTGACAGGATTGCCGAAAGTTAAAATTTGTACTTCATATAAACTGCTGGGAAAAACTATTGATTTTGTTCCAGCAACAATTGCTGACGTTGAACACTGTGCCCCTCAGTATATCGAATTACACGGGTGGAAGTATCTTGACCCATCAACAACAATATATGACGATCTCCCTAGAGAAGTACAAAAGTATATTGAATATATTGAAAAATATCTTAATCTACCGATTTCTCTTGTCTCGATTGGCCCTGGGCGGGATGAAACAATACAACGTTCAGAGTAG
- the rrp41 gene encoding exosome complex exonuclease Rrp41, giving the protein MKSDIELLDSHGKRRDGRDLEELRPIKIDAGVLHRADGSCYLEWGGNKVIVAVYGPREAVPRHTQNPLRAVVNARYNMAAFSVEERKKPGPDRRSREISKVISEALDKVILTEQFPRAAIDVNIEILDAEAGTRCAGLTAAAVALADAGIPMTDIPVACAAGKIADHIVLDLGKEEDNYGQADLPVAIAPRTDEILLLQMDGHLTLEEFNHAFDLAIRGCHKVAQLQKKALLDKYEKLLEVE; this is encoded by the coding sequence ATGAAATCAGATATTGAACTCCTCGATAGTCATGGAAAACGAAGAGACGGGCGAGATCTCGAAGAACTTCGTCCAATAAAAATCGATGCAGGTGTCCTTCACAGAGCAGATGGTTCTTGCTATCTTGAATGGGGGGGCAACAAAGTTATTGTTGCTGTCTATGGACCTCGAGAAGCAGTACCACGACATACCCAAAACCCGTTACGAGCGGTAGTAAACGCTCGGTATAATATGGCTGCGTTCAGTGTTGAAGAACGAAAAAAACCAGGACCAGATCGACGTAGCCGAGAAATTTCTAAGGTAATCTCAGAAGCGTTAGATAAAGTCATCCTCACCGAACAGTTCCCCCGTGCAGCAATCGATGTGAATATTGAAATTCTTGATGCTGAGGCTGGGACGCGTTGTGCTGGACTCACTGCTGCAGCAGTTGCCTTAGCTGATGCAGGCATACCGATGACCGATATACCTGTTGCCTGTGCCGCTGGAAAAATCGCTGATCACATTGTCCTTGATCTTGGGAAAGAAGAAGATAACTACGGACAAGCAGACCTTCCTGTTGCAATAGCACCTCGAACTGATGAGATTCTCCTGCTTCAAATGGATGGACATCTCACACTTGAGGAATTTAATCATGCATTTGACCTCGCGATACGAGGTTGCCATAAGGTTGCACAGCTGCAGAAAAAAGCACTTCTTGATAAATATGAGAAACTTTTGGAGGTTGAATAA
- the rrp4 gene encoding exosome complex RNA-binding protein Rrp4 produces the protein MADEKRIIVYPSQILGDVKSHRSGRGTFIEQGKIIAARLGVLNISDSTIEVVPIKGRYEPIPGDFVIGVVEEASQSSWMVDINAPYPALLHVSEVPWDIEFGNTEKYLNHGDSIMAKVLSVDEQKKLNITLKDRNLYKIKGGTIIDVEPSIVPRIIGKKGSMISLIKQYTRCRIFVGQNGRIWIDGDTQGVEKVLQAIAKIEQEAVSHGLTNRIAELLKKDSKEVVL, from the coding sequence ATGGCAGATGAAAAACGTATCATTGTTTATCCCAGTCAAATTTTAGGAGATGTGAAAAGCCATCGATCTGGCCGAGGTACGTTTATTGAACAAGGAAAAATTATTGCAGCACGGCTTGGTGTTCTCAACATTTCAGATTCAACCATTGAGGTTGTCCCTATAAAAGGACGATATGAACCAATACCTGGTGATTTTGTTATTGGTGTCGTCGAAGAGGCATCGCAGTCCAGCTGGATGGTTGATATTAATGCACCATATCCTGCATTACTCCATGTGAGCGAAGTACCATGGGATATCGAATTTGGAAATACTGAAAAATATTTAAATCACGGAGATTCCATCATGGCTAAAGTTCTTTCAGTTGATGAACAAAAAAAACTCAATATTACCTTAAAAGATAGAAATCTCTATAAAATCAAAGGTGGAACTATTATTGATGTAGAACCATCAATCGTTCCACGCATCATCGGTAAAAAAGGTTCGATGATATCACTGATCAAACAGTACACTCGATGCCGGATCTTTGTCGGCCAAAATGGCCGCATCTGGATCGATGGAGACACCCAAGGTGTTGAAAAAGTACTGCAAGCAATCGCTAAGATTGAGCAAGAAGCAGTGAGTCATGGATTAACCAATCGAATCGCTGAATTATTAAAAAAAGATTCAAAGGAAGTTGTACTATGA
- a CDS encoding OsmC family protein has translation MDMRIYFPGGKKVNAEYKGFTIATDQPLEAGGTGTAPEPLSLFLISLGTCTGYYVLAFCQKHNIPTDNITIVMKSERNEKTHLYENITLTIATPSDFPETYKKALVKAAESCAVKKHLEKPPKITILAP, from the coding sequence ATGGATATGAGAATTTATTTTCCTGGTGGAAAAAAGGTAAATGCCGAATACAAGGGATTTACGATCGCTACTGATCAACCCCTTGAGGCTGGTGGTACTGGAACCGCACCTGAACCGTTAAGCTTGTTTCTCATTTCTCTTGGAACCTGTACCGGATATTATGTTCTCGCATTTTGCCAGAAACACAATATCCCAACTGATAATATCACTATTGTTATGAAATCAGAGAGAAATGAAAAGACACATCTGTATGAGAATATTACATTGACCATTGCAACACCATCTGATTTTCCTGAAACATATAAAAAAGCACTTGTGAAAGCAGCAGAATCATGCGCCGTGAAAAAACATCTTGAAAAACCACCGAAAATCACAATACTTGCACCATAG
- the rpl37A gene encoding 50S ribosomal protein L37Ae, with product MAKRTKKVGTAGRFQARYGVRSRTRIREVEALQKQKHKCPSCSHLSVKRTSTSIWKCTKCGTIFAGGSYLPQTPQGSDVEKIVKGLIAPPLMSSDEV from the coding sequence ATGGCAAAAAGGACGAAAAAAGTTGGAACTGCAGGTCGTTTTCAAGCACGGTATGGTGTCCGATCCAGAACCCGGATTCGTGAGGTTGAGGCGTTACAGAAACAAAAACATAAATGCCCGTCATGCAGCCATCTCAGTGTAAAAAGAACTAGTACAAGTATCTGGAAATGTACCAAATGTGGTACGATTTTTGCAGGCGGTTCATACCTTCCACAGACACCACAGGGTTCCGATGTTGAAAAAATTGTGAAAGGATTAATAGCTCCACCACTCATGAGCAGTGACGAAGTATGA
- a CDS encoding DNA-directed RNA polymerase subunit P, with protein sequence MTRYKCGLCKKAVQFDVKNIGMQCPYCGSKVFYKERPTVAKRIKAV encoded by the coding sequence ATGACGAGATATAAATGCGGACTCTGTAAGAAGGCAGTTCAATTTGACGTTAAAAATATCGGTATGCAATGTCCGTACTGTGGAAGTAAGGTGTTCTACAAAGAGCGACCAACTGTTGCCAAACGTATTAAAGCAGTATGA
- the rrp42 gene encoding exosome complex protein Rrp42, translating into MTVVPVIKRDYIIKLAEQGKRIDGRRFDQYRPITIETNVVQKAEGSARVKIGNTQVLAGIKMEVGEPYPDSPDSGVLSTAAELVPMASPDFEAGPPQEDAIELARVVDRGVRESELVEVEKLCITPGEKVWVIFIDIHVLDYDGNLFDAASLASLAALMTTKVPARRFELGDDYPLPLKEPPISCTSVKINNVIFLDPSLDEEQIADARLTVATDTNGDIRAMQKGLKGSFTREEIQKVIKASIDNGREIRTQLYKSTGK; encoded by the coding sequence ATGACAGTTGTTCCAGTTATTAAACGAGATTACATCATTAAACTTGCAGAACAGGGTAAACGGATCGACGGGAGAAGGTTTGATCAATACCGGCCGATTACAATTGAAACCAATGTTGTACAAAAAGCAGAAGGATCAGCGCGGGTAAAAATTGGGAATACGCAGGTTCTTGCAGGGATAAAAATGGAGGTCGGTGAACCATATCCTGATTCACCAGATAGCGGGGTTCTCTCAACTGCAGCAGAACTGGTCCCGATGGCATCTCCTGATTTTGAAGCAGGTCCTCCTCAGGAAGATGCAATAGAACTCGCACGGGTTGTTGATCGAGGTGTTCGAGAATCAGAACTCGTTGAAGTTGAAAAACTCTGTATTACCCCTGGTGAAAAAGTCTGGGTTATCTTTATTGATATTCATGTTCTTGACTATGATGGAAACTTGTTTGATGCCGCATCACTTGCATCTCTTGCAGCCTTAATGACCACAAAAGTTCCAGCACGGCGATTTGAACTCGGTGATGATTATCCTTTGCCATTGAAAGAACCGCCGATCTCATGTACCTCAGTTAAAATCAACAACGTTATTTTTTTAGATCCCTCGCTTGATGAGGAACAAATTGCTGATGCACGTCTCACCGTTGCAACAGATACAAATGGAGATATTCGAGCAATGCAGAAAGGGCTCAAAGGGAGTTTCACCAGAGAAGAGATACAAAAAGTTATAAAAGCCTCGATTGATAACGGGCGAGAAATAAGAACACAATTATATAAAAGTACAGGGAAATAA